A region from the Lolium perenne isolate Kyuss_39 chromosome 4, Kyuss_2.0, whole genome shotgun sequence genome encodes:
- the LOC127349338 gene encoding uncharacterized protein, which produces MGNNVSDKGSGGRDAVNWNEGRSGRHRSAEEVEAGAAADLEKWKAGVKKKIEGEPKPVYSDKEKQWAKSFLNTPSQAAKNLPDDYLRELRRQALAFKNRKELAEKKAVKDEAESKLERGKEVAQLGEQSKQSIAPLIVQAADPDAPDIIAAAAAHGLTVTSAREQAAELGITLRALLGLDEAPMKDVVFTYVKNGPLVEPAQEGDLPRQMLGLLNWYKGYIKHKNAKDYIYAEVRYEHHFKHYWVQIPLSELFQLFNLRDLDKSIISCYVLMKKREMRIRNIHDVGFIDPHIVNSHVLEHHPADVEDDLWRFIRKQQQKSDILFPYHFGFHWILMVIKVQTSSVLVHDSLNMDPALWGDMRKMMQKVWRRFVDTKVGEFKKELHFKMAVRTTGDTQPPGTNLCGYYVCERIRRYCNERDQTCENNILRNNLRKTLSPEARFRPLQEELAGWLAREVIDPKGEHYYDDVELYMHQNL; this is translated from the exons tgccgaggaagtcgaggcgggcgcggctgctgatttagagaaatggaaggcgggcgtcaagaagaaaatagagggcgagcccaagccagtatattctgacaaggaaaagcagtgggctaagtcatttttgaacacaccgtcccaagccgcgaagaatctgcctgacgactatttacgtgaacttcgtaggcaagcactcgcgttcaagaacaggaaagagttggcggagaagaaagccgtgaaggacgaggccgagtcaaaattagaaagggggaaagaagttgcccagctcggggaacaaagtaaacaatcgatcgccccgctcatagtgcaagccgccgatccggatgcccccgatatcatagcagctgcggcagcacatggattgactgtaacgagtgccagagaacaagcggccgagttaggtatcactcttcgtgcactgctaggccttgatgaggcgccaatgaaggacgtagtatttacatatgtgaagaatggccctctcgtcgagcctgcgcaggaaggggatctacctcgacaaatgctaggtctgctaaattggtacaagggttacataaaacataaaaacgccaaagactatatctatgcggaagttagatatgagcatcacttcaaacattactgggtacaaattcctctgagtgaattgttccagctgttcaatctgcgcgacctcgacaaatctatcatcagttgctacgttct aatgaagaagcgggaaatgcgaataaggaacatccatgatgttgggttcattgacccacacatcgttaattcacatgtgttagaacaccaccccgccgacgtggaggatgacctgtggcggtttattagaaaacagcaacagaaaagtgatattctatttccttaccattttgg gttccactggattcttatggtaattaaagttcagacctcctcagttctcgtccacgactctctgaatatggatccggcgctttggggcgacatgagaaaaatgatgcaaaa ggtttggagacggttcgtagataccaaggtcggtgaattcaaaaaagagctacattttaaaatggcagtgcggacgactggggatactcagccaccggggaccaacctatgtggatactatgtttgtgagaggatccggagatactgcaatgagcgggaccagacgtgtgagaacaacatcctgaggaataacctccggaagacgcttagtccagaagctcgcttccgaccacttcaagaggaactagctggatggttggcgagggaagtcatcgatcctaaaggagaacactattacgatgacgtagaactttatatgcaccagaatttgtaa